From the genome of Natronolimnobius baerhuensis:
CGTTGCAGTTTCCCGTGCGAAAATCAGTCTCATCCACCAGCACTTGCCGCAGCTAGCCGACTACAGCGTTATCGACTATGCCGGTCCCGATGGCTCCGTCTCGCTCGAGAAAATCGACGAACTCGAGGACTACCTTGACGCCGGAGTGGCGCAGTCCCCGCTCGCAGCGATGCAGTAACGACGAAAACGGCTACTCGGTCGCCGAGACGATAATGCGGTCGCCACCCTCGATAGCAATGTGGTAGTCGGCATAGAAAAAGGCCATCTCGAGGCCGGCTCCCTCGCGCTGGCGGTCGAACAGCGTATTGAGGGCGTCCGGATCGATGCTGTCATACAGCGGTGGCAATTCGATGGGATCCGTTCCAGTGGCTGTGGCAACGGCGTCGATAACGGCTTCAGTAACCGACTGTTCGTCTGCAATATCGTATCGTACAAGAGTTCCTGCGGTGCCCGTTGATCCAGTCTGAGTGAGTGCAGATTCCATACGGCTTCTGCCTGAAAGGCAACATCCTTGTATATAACGGTACCTAAATCCGCGCATCTAACACATTAATAATTATAATAGTGGCGGTTGCCCAGCTCTATTCCACTTTTTTGAAGCGGTTAGTGGCAGTGTACAGGACCTTCGTTTTGCGGATTCAATTTTGCTCTCGAGATTGTTTTCTATTTATAAGTGTCCTCGTTGCTAACTGTCCTCCTGTTGTTGTCATGTTAGAACTGTTCCAGGCGTGCAGCGTAATCGCATCTAGGCTGCAACTTATCTGCTCAAATCTCCGCGTCAGAGTTGCCTTTAGCACAGATTCTTCGCTTCGCTCGGCGTTGTTGTGTCGGTGAAAACGTCCTGACGGAGTCTTACGCGAACGCAGTGAGCGTAAGGCACGTCAGGACCGAACCAAAAGCGAGTGCTGAACAACGTGAAGCACTCGCGATAAGTGAGCGTCCTGACGGAGATTTGAACTCGCCAAGATGTTCCGGGCGTGCGGCGCAAAGCGCCGTTCCGGGCTGCAACTTGTCTGCTCAAATCTCCGCGTCGGAGTTTCCTTCAGCACGGACTGCTCGCTACGCTCGCAGTATTGTGCTGAAGAGAAACGTCCTGACGGAGATTTGAACTCCGGTCCCTGGCTCCGCAAGCCAAGAGGATAGTCCACTACCCTACCAGGACTCATCTATTCGTAACCGGGGGACTATTAAAGCACTTTCGAAAGGGCTTCCCACTGAGGGTTGGGGGCGACAGCCATGGGTCACGTGGGCATGCGATCACTCGAGGCCTCCAGAGCTATCCTCGAGATGTACTCTCCACCACAGGCGCGGTTTTATATACGAAGGCGGGACCAACGGAGGCATGACCGCGACTGGTGATGGGTGTGGCGACGCCCGACTGCGACGCTCGAGGGGGGTGCGTTCACGCCGAATGGGCAATGTTTATGCGCGGGCTACCCATGCACGAGCATAGAATGAGCGACATCGAGGGCGTATATGAGGACCTCGAGGCCGACGTTTCTCTCGAGGAGTTTCGCGAGGCCGTCGAGGAGAAAGTCGAGCAGATGGGGGGACTCGCGGATGAGGAGACAGCGGCGATGCTCATCGCTCACGAGGTCGGCGAGAGCGAGGTTGGTGGCATCGCGGATATCGAACCCGGCATGGAGGAAGCAAAGTTCGTCGCCAAGGTACTCTCGATTGGCGAGGTTCGGACCTTTGACCGCGACGGTGAGGACGAAGATGGCCGCGTCGTCAACGTCGAAGTCGCAGACGAAACTGGCTCCGTGCGAGCGGCCTTTTGGGACGAACACGCCGAAGCCGCCATCGAGGAACTCGAGGAGGGACAGGTTCTGCGGGTCAAGGGCCGCCCCAAGGAGGGCTTCAGCGGCGTCGAGATCAGCGTCGATCAGGTCGAACCGGATCCGGATACGGAGATCGACGAGGTGCAGGTGTCGGATACCCATACCGTCGAGAGTCTCTCGCTTGGACTGTCGAACGTGAATCTCGTGGGACTCGTCCTCGACACCGGCACCGTCCGAACCTTCGACCGTGATGACGGCTCCGAGGGCAAGGTGTCGAATCTCGTCCTCGGCGATTCGACCGGGCGCGTGCGCGTCACGCTGTGGGATGAGCAGGCAGAGCTCGCGACCGAGTTCGACCCCGGTGTCACCGCGGAAGTCGTCGATGGCTACGTCAAAGAACGCGATGGCTCCCTCGAACTCCACGTTGGCAACCGTGGCGCAGTCGAAGAAGTCGACGAGGACATCGAGTACGTTCCTGAAAGCACACCTATCGAAGACATCGAGATCGGACAGACGGTCGACCTTGCGGGTGTCGTCCGCTCTGCAGATCCAAAACGCACGTTCGACCGGGATGACGGCTCCGAAGGACAGGTTCGGAATATTCGCGTCCAGGATGCAACCGGAGACATCCGCGTCGCAATGTGGGGTGAAAAAGCCGATATCGATATCGGACCCGGCGACGAGGTCGCCCTCGGTGACGTCGAGATCCAGGACGGTTGGCAGGACGATCTCGAGGCTTCTGCGGGCTGGCAGTCGACGATTACGGTCCTCGAGTCCGAGGCTGACGCGGCCTCGAGCGGAAACGACGACGCCAGTCCTGGCAGCAACAACGCAGGGCTGTCCGCGTTCGCTGGCGATACTGCCGATTCCAGCGACGAAGCCGACGATTCGGCGACCACTGATTCTGATGGCGAGTCCGACTCTGCTGCCAGCGATGACGACGCCCCTGCTGACGGCGCGGAAACCGAGTTCACCGGCGTCGTCGTGCAGGCTGGGGACCCGGTCGTTCTCGATGACGGCGAAACGACGATGAGCGTCGCGACCGACGCGGATGTCGGTCTTGGCGAGGAAGTGACCGCTCGTGGGGTCGTCCGTGAGGGCCGTCTCGAGGCAAATAACGTGTTCTGAGCGGCCGAAACACCCTCGAGCGCCTAGGAAAAGCGTTAAGGGCGTTTACTTCGCCTAGCATGATATGAACGTCGAACTCCCGTTTGCCCCGGTTGATACGATCATCCGGCGGAACGCGGGCGATCTTCGGGTGAGTGCCAGTGCGTCGAAGGCACTCGCATCACGGATTCAAGAACGTGGTAGTGAACTCGCAGTCGATGCCGCCGAGGAGGCGACTGCGGATGGCCGAAAGACGCTGATGGCGCAGGATTTCGGCGTCGGAGCGGTCGTCGACAAGGACGATCTCGAGTTGCCGGTCGCACCCGTCGACCGGATTGCTCGACTGGATATCGACGATCAATATCGCGTCTCGATGGACGCCCGTGTGGCCCTTGCGGACATTCTCGAGGATTATGCGGACAACGTTGCCAGAGCGGCGGCGATCCTCGCTCACCACGCGGATCGACGGACCATTACTGACGACGACATCGAGACGTACTTCTCGCTATTTGAGAGAAAGTGACATGCAATTTGGTTACAGCGAGGTCTGTCTCGAGCACGACCCTGGGCCACGACATCCAGAGACACCCGACCGATTGCGTGCGATTCGTGAGCGACTGAAGCGCAAACACGGGGTCGAGTACGTCGATGCCGGTCCTGCTGACCTCGAGACAATTGCTGCCGTCCACGACCGTGAGTACGTCGAGTCAGTCGAGGAGTTCTGTGCTGATGGGGGCGGGGACTGGGATCCTGATACGTCCGCTGTCGAAGCAACTTGGGACGCGATTCAACACAGCACCGGACTCGCCTGTTGGGCAGTTGATGCCGCACTCGAGGGTGCATCTGGACGGCAGACGCCGTTTTCGCTCGGCCGTCCGCCGGGCCATCATGCCGTCTACGACGACGCGATGGGGTTTTGCTTTGCGAACAATGCCGCGATTGCGGCCCAGCATGCACTCGACAGCGACGACTTCGACGTTGAGCGCGTCGCAATCGTCGACTGGGACGTCCACCATGGTAACGGGACGCAGGATATCTTCTACGACCGTGATGACGTCGTTTTCGTCTCGCTACACGAGCAGGGGCTGTATCCGGGCACTGGCGACGTGGACGAGACCGGCGAGGGTGCGGGCACGGGAGCGACGATGAACTTCCCACTGCCAGCCGGCACTGGGGATGCCGCCTACCTCGCCGCGGTCGATGGACCGATTACGACCGTCCTCGAGGACGCCGATATCGATCTCCTGCTGGTCAGTGCGGGGTTCGACGCTCATCGCCACGACCCAATCTCTCGGATTCGACTCTCGACGGAGGCATACGCCTTGCTGACCGACCGACTCCGTGCGGTCGCAGACGAGTGTAACGCCGGACTGGCGTTCGTGCTCGAGGGTGGCTACAGCCTCGATGTCCTCGCAGACAGCGTCGCGATGGTCCACGAGACGTTCGACGGTCGGGAGCCAATCGAACCGAATGGCGACTTCAGCGACGACGCCGCTGCGGTCATCGAGGACGTGGCCGATGCTCACGGGCTATAGTACCAGTTCGACCCGTCGTAGGCCACACTTGTCGCCGAGTGGTGGTGCTCGCTATACTGCTCTCATGGCCGCGGCTCGAAGTACTGTCTCAGTTCCGGCCCAAACTCTGCGAGCAACGCTGTGATTTCGTCGCCCACGAGCACGTCGTAGTCGTCTTTAAGGGCCGTCTCGACGTGTGCGCCGAGTCCAACATCGAAGAGTCGCTCGCTCTCGAGGAACCCACGCGCGGTCGTGAAATTTCGTTCGCGTTCGGCGACGTAGCGCCCGCCCTCAATGAACGGGCCGTAGGTGTCTGGATCGTCTGCGTAGGCACTGTAGAACCCTTTCGCGTGGCCTGTGACGTGGACTGGTGGACCTTGATGGCGTTCGACACCGGGCTGTTCGGCAACGGTGAGTTCCGCGAAGATCACGGCTGTTTCGTCGGCGAACGTCGTCCCGCGGAATACGTCGAAATCGCGGTCGTCGAGCCCTTGTGTCACTCCTGAGAGCGACTTATAGAGTTGTGGGTAGAGTTGATCCTCGACCACATTTGGGGCTTCGAAACGCACAGCGACCGGAATCGTTCCGCGGCGCTCGAGGTGGGCGCGAAGTTCGGATTCAGAGAGTGGTTCGGGATCGTCGGCTTCGAAGTACTCGAGTGCGGGTTGATCGAGAACCGCGCGAGCGTAGTGCTGGAAGCGCGCAACGTTCGCAGCCGAGCAAACGGCGGCGACGTTTCGTTCGGGATCAGTTGGGTCAATGACGACGAGCGGGTCCGTAAAGGTCTCCTGTCCGTGGTCTTCGGGATCGAGTTTGACCGGTGGCTGCCACTCGGTAGCGGCCTCGAGCAACTCGCGGAAGCCACCGTACTCGACGACGAGCAGTTCGGTGAGGTAGCCGCTAAAGCCACGCGTCCGGAGGTCACTGCCGTAGGATCCAATGCCTTTCAGGAACTGCTTCGTCAGGCGCACGTCGGCCGCGAGGTCGTCGTCCAGTCGGGCCTCGAGATACTGCGTGTGGAAGGGGGTGCGGTCGACCGCCGACCGGATCTCTGTCGCAGACTCGAGACGAAAGCAGGGGACAACGTCGATGTCGAACCCCTCGACGGTGCCTTTGACGTAGGGATGTTCGGCGTACTCCTCGTGGCCTTCGGGCAGCGTTTCGTGGCCGACCGCGAGCCCGTAGCGCTCGAGCGTCTCGCGGTTGAGTTCCGGCGGGAAGCGAACGAAAATGTCGATGTCGCGGTCGCCGCTGATCCAGGTGTCTCTGGCCGTCGAGCCCGCCTGCAGGACGTCAGCACCGGAATCGAGGTCGGTTGCAGCGTCCTCGGCCCGTGCGGCGAGTCGGTCGGCCACTGTCCGCAAGCGCTCGCGCTCGTCGGGGCTGGGATCGACTCGCTCACGGACCGTCTCGAGGACGGCCTCGAGGTCGCCGTCTGTGTCGCCTGCGTTGCGGTCGTCCGGATCGGCTTCCTCGTCGCTCATTGGGTGTCTTTACTCGAGCCGTGGGTGAAAGGGTATCGAACCGCAGGAAGCGACGGCCTCTCGAAACGGAAAACGAAAGCCCTATCAAATGCACCGCCCAATCAAAGAATGAGCCGAAGTAGCTCAGATGGTAGAGCACCTCGCTGTTACGGTGACACAGGTTTCCTGGTCGCCGCAGATACGAGGTTGTCCCAGGTTCGAGTCCTGGCTTTGGCGCTGTTTTCTCGAACACTACTCGTAAAGAGCGGTCGTTCCGAGCGAATTCAGGGTTTGGGAATGTGGAGTATCGGTTGTGCGTCTCTTCCTCGAGAACTCACAGACGACCTATGTGCTCCGTTGTGTCTCCGGGAGCTGTCCGACCGCGTCCAGCGGCACCAGCGAGTAGTCGACGGTGTCGACACCCTCGACCGCGCGGAGTTGGCCGACGAACTGCGAAATCTCCTCGAGGTCGCCCTCGAGGACGAAGACGTCGAGACAGAACCCGGGCTGTGAGTCGGTGATCGTTGCCTTTGTCACCGGATCCGCAGCGTCGTCACCATCGTCTCGAGTGCGAGCGGTGCCGACGTGACTGTGGTCGTTCGAGATGATCGCCGTCTCGTGTTCGTGGCGAATGTCCGTCACGCGGCGCTCGACGGATTGGTTCGCGAACTCGTAGAGAACAGTAACGGTGCTTGCGAGGCGGCGATCCTCGAGTCGGTCGTCGTCGAACTCCGAGAGCAGGGTGCGGGCGCTTTCGCGGACGACTTCGCTGCGGGCGGTGTAGTCGTGATCGTCGGCGACGGCGTCGAGTCGCTCGAGAAGTTCGGCCGGCATCGAGACGCTGACGACGGGCATAGTATGAAAATGGACACTTGAGATAATAATATTTGTTATGAACTGCACAGCGAGAACGTAATAACCAACATTAACAAGACGCGGGTACGTATTCACAACCGATATGGACGAGAGTCGAATCCCTGTGACAGTTCTGAGCGGTAGTCTCGGTGCGGGCAAAACCACCGTACTCAATCACGTATTGACCGCGGACCACGGCTTAGAGGTCGCCGTCGTCGTCAACGATATGGGTGAGGTGAACGTCGACGCCGAACACGTTACCCAGCAGTCCGACCTCGGCGGCGAGGAGGAGGTCATCGAGATGTCGAACGGCTGTATCTGCTGTCGCCTGCGTGGCGACATGTTAGACGAAGTCGGCCGACTCGCCGAGCGCCGAGAGTTCGACTATCTGTTGGTCGAATCCTCCGGTATCTCCGAGCCGATTCCCGTCGCCCAGACGTTCGCGATGGGCTTCGAGGACGCCGAGTTCGACCCGACCGACACCTACGCACTGGATACGATGGTGACGGTGGTCAACGCCCACAGCTTCTGGGAGTCCTTTGACTCCGGCAGCGCCCTTACGGAGCAAGAACTCGAGGGCGACTCCGGCCGTGTCCCCGAGGAGGTCCTGCTCGACCAGATCGAGTTCTGTGACGTACTCCTGCTCAACAAGTGCGACCTCGTCCCAGACGATGACCTCGCAGAGATCGAGGCCGTTCTCGAGCGCCTCCAGCCGCGCGCGGAGATCATCCGCACGGAGTTCGGGAACATCGAGCCGGACCAAATCCTCGGCACCGGTGAGTTCGACTTCCAGCGCGCACAAGACTCGGCTGGCTGGAAACACGAACTTCAGCACGACCACCATCACGACCCACAGGAGGAACACGGCGTCACCTCCTTCGTCTACCAGCGCCGCCGCCCCTTCCACCCCGAGCGCATCGCTACCCTGCTGTCGGACCTGCCGGACGAAGTCGTCCGCGCGAAAGGCTTCTTCTGGAGCGCCGGTCGCGAAGATGTCGCGATGGGCGTCGACAAAGCCGGCACTTCGGTCCGGGCCGGGCCTTCCGGGACGTGGCTCGCAAACCTGCCGAAAGCCGAGCGCGAGCAGTACTTCGCCGCCCGCCCCGGGCTCAGAGACGACTGGCACGAGGAGTACGGCGACCGAATGACCCGGCTGGTGTTCATCGCCCGCGAGTTCAACGAGGAGGGACTGATCGAGCGACTTGACGACTGCGTGCTCACCGACGCTGAGATGGACGACGATTGGGGGTCCTACCTCGACCCGTTCGAACCGGAAGACCAACGTGAACTCGCACTCTCCCAGTAACCAGATGTCTGTTCCGGTCACCGTCCTCAGCGGCGAACTCGGCGCGGGGAAGACGACGCTGCTCTCGGGACTCCTCGAGTCCGGCGAGCGAGATATTGCCGTGTTGGTCAACGATGTCGGCGCGGTCAACGTCGACGCCGACCTCGTGGAAGCGCGCACCGATCTCGAGACCGGCGAGGAGGTCGTCGCCCTCGAGAACGGCTGTATCTGCTGTAGCCTGGGCAACGAACTCTCGCAGGCGGTGATCCAACTCTGGAAGGAACACGAGTTCGATCACCTCGTCGTCGAGGCCTCCGGCGTCAGCGAACCCGAGCCGATTGCTCGTCAGTTCGTCCGCGGACCCGCCGGCGGCCCGTACGATCTCGAGGCCGTCGTGACGGTGGTCGACGCGCGGCGATTTTACGACCGCTTTGCCGACGCCGACGCGGACGGACCCGAGATACAGGGGGCCGACGACTCCGGCACGCGCCCGCTCGCGGATCTGGTCCTCGAGCAAGTCGAGTTCTGCGACCTGCTGGTGGTCAACAAGTACGATCTCGTCGACGACGACGAACGCGAGCGCGTCGTCGCCTTACTCGAGACGCTCCAGCCTCGCGCCGAAATCGTGACGACGGAGTACGGCGCGCTTGAGCCCGACGAACTGTTGGGAGTCGAGCGATTCGATCTCGAAGAAGCCGCCGAGTCGGCGGGCTGGAAGCAGGTGATCGAGGCAGAGGAACACGAGCACGATGGCCACGACCACGATCACGGTGACCACCACGACCACACGGACAGTGATCACGATCACGACCACGACCACGACCACGACCACGATCATCACGACCACGTCCACCCGCCCGAGCGCTACGGCATCGCCGTCGACACCTACCACCGTCGCCGGCCGTTCCACCCCGAACGCCTCGAGGCGTTCCTGTCGGACCTCCCCGACGGCCTCGTGCGCGCGAAAGGCCTCTGTTGGATCGCCGGTCGCGAGAAACAGGCCATCACGATGAGCTACGCCGGTGACGAGACCGCACTCGAGGTGACGGGCCGGTGGATCGCCAGTTTCTCCGAGGAGCGCCAGGAGCTGTACCGGCAGGGCCAACCCGACCTCCCCTGGGACGACGAATGGGGCGACCGAGAGACGCGACTGGCGCTGATCGGGCGCAACATCGATCTCGAGGCGCTTGCAGCGCGCCTTGATGAGTGTCTGCTCACCGACGCCGAGATGGACGAGGATTGGCCCGCCTACGAGAACCGTGCGCCGACTGGAATGGGCGAGAGCGCTGTGGTCTCGAGTGAGCGCTAAGCAGACGTAATCACTGGGGCGAGATACAAACTACGCTGGCTCCGGGTACGCTTGCCGCCAGAGTCCGTGCACGACGAGTGCGAGAAACGGCAGTCCAAAGACGACGTAGGGCAGGGCACCCACTAGTGGCCACGGCCCGGCCGCGAAGACGACGGCACCGACGAGTACGCCGCCGAGGGGGACGACTGCAGCCGTCGCAAGCCGCCGGTTGAGTGGCTCCAACTCGAGTGTCGTCTCCCGAACCGGCAACTCGAACGCGGCGACGAACGCCTCGGCGTCCGTCACCGGGCCGACCTCTCGCATCGCCGCGTCGTCGCCCCAGCCCATCTGGGCCTCGAGCGTTCGCGTGTCATACATCCGGTCGGGATACCGAGTGTGAACGACGCTGATATCGCGGACTTCGTGTAGCGGCAGCGCCCACTGTGGCTCTTCAACCCACGTATCGTACGCGACGATCTGGTCGTCGTACCGGCGATACTCGAGCGGGGCGTACTCGAGGATGTGTTCGGTCGTTTTGATCGTCAGAAAGCCCACGAGCGCCGCGAACGCGAGGAGACTGATGCCGACCGTCAGCGCGACCGCGGCCCCGCCGCTGGCGGTGCCTCCTAACACCCCGAGGGAAACGACCCACGCGAGCAGGACGATCCCGGTGTAGAACGGGGCCGGTTTGATCAGCGTGCGGAGAACGCCGGTCAGAACCACCGTCCGCGTGTGCGTCCCAACTCGAGCGTCCGGTTCGCCCTCGGGGATAGCCAGCGCCTCGAGGGGTTCGCCCTCGTCGTCTGGACCAGAGAGCCAGCCGGTGAGTCGCCCGCCACCGCCGTTGGTCGCGCGAAACGCCGACCAGTCGACGAGCAGTTTCACGGCGACGAACGCGCCGAGGACGACGGCACCGCTGGCTTCCGCGACGACGAACAGGACGAAAATCAGGAAGAACGCCTGTCGCGCCGGGGTTTCGATGACGGCGTACGGCGAGGTCGTCTCGTAGCGTCCGCCGCGGAAATAGTCGCGCCAGGTCTCGATGACCTGTCCGCTCACCAGCGCCGCGACGCTGAGCCAGACCTCCGGGCGCGCGAGGGCCTCGCCGACTGCAACCTCGGACAGCAAGCCGACGATAAAGAGCGTCGACCACACGGTCGCGAACAGCAACGCGCCGATAAACGGCAGGTTCCGCGGGTAAACCGGCGGGAGCCACCACGTGAGCGTGACGCTCCCGCGCTTTTGTGCCAGTTCGGTGTTGCCAACGCCGACGACGCTCGAGTCGCTCTCGCCGTCGTCCGTCTCCAAGTCCTCGATTCGCGGCGGCTTCCCCGCAAACAGCGCCTTCCCCGCGGCGAGCGGAAACGCGAGCAACACCTCGAGCGCGTAAATGACGACCAGCGTCGCCGGGTCCCAGCCGAACTCGAGCACGCCGACCAGCGGCACCAGGTTTCCGATGAAAATCGGCACGAACGCCACGGGACGGGGGATGCGTTCGGATACGGCTCGAGTGACCATCTGGGGAACAGGTTGCTCGAGTGGCAGTAAAACGTTCCGAACGGCGGCGACAGCGGGTGGGTTTACGGCAGCTGCGCCCGGCGACGCACTCGAGCGACGCAAACGGCGGAATCTTATGGCACTGGGATGCGGACGTGTACGCATGCCAACCGACCGAGACGAGCGACGCGGCACCGACCATCACGGCCACGACATCATCGATCCCCTCTACGTCGGGATTGTCACGGTCTCGACCTCGCGCGCCCAGTCCGACGAAAAAGCGCCGGACGATCCGGGCGGCGACACCGTCGAAGAGTGTTTCGAGGCTGAGGGCCACGAGGTCCAAGAGCGCGTGCTCGTTCGGGACGACTACGCTGCGATTCGCACGGCGGTCCGACGACTCGTCGCGCGCCGGGATATCGACGTCGTGATCACGACCGGCGGAACGGGCGTCTCCGCTGACGACGTGTCGCCGGAGGCCACGTCCGCGCTGTTCGAGCGCGAACTGCCCGGCTTCGGCGA
Proteins encoded in this window:
- a CDS encoding GTP-binding protein yields the protein MDESRIPVTVLSGSLGAGKTTVLNHVLTADHGLEVAVVVNDMGEVNVDAEHVTQQSDLGGEEEVIEMSNGCICCRLRGDMLDEVGRLAERREFDYLLVESSGISEPIPVAQTFAMGFEDAEFDPTDTYALDTMVTVVNAHSFWESFDSGSALTEQELEGDSGRVPEEVLLDQIEFCDVLLLNKCDLVPDDDLAEIEAVLERLQPRAEIIRTEFGNIEPDQILGTGEFDFQRAQDSAGWKHELQHDHHHDPQEEHGVTSFVYQRRRPFHPERIATLLSDLPDEVVRAKGFFWSAGREDVAMGVDKAGTSVRAGPSGTWLANLPKAEREQYFAARPGLRDDWHEEYGDRMTRLVFIAREFNEEGLIERLDDCVLTDAEMDDDWGSYLDPFEPEDQRELALSQ
- the cca gene encoding CCA tRNA nucleotidyltransferase, which encodes MSDEEADPDDRNAGDTDGDLEAVLETVRERVDPSPDERERLRTVADRLAARAEDAATDLDSGADVLQAGSTARDTWISGDRDIDIFVRFPPELNRETLERYGLAVGHETLPEGHEEYAEHPYVKGTVEGFDIDVVPCFRLESATEIRSAVDRTPFHTQYLEARLDDDLAADVRLTKQFLKGIGSYGSDLRTRGFSGYLTELLVVEYGGFRELLEAATEWQPPVKLDPEDHGQETFTDPLVVIDPTDPERNVAAVCSAANVARFQHYARAVLDQPALEYFEADDPEPLSESELRAHLERRGTIPVAVRFEAPNVVEDQLYPQLYKSLSGVTQGLDDRDFDVFRGTTFADETAVIFAELTVAEQPGVERHQGPPVHVTGHAKGFYSAYADDPDTYGPFIEGGRYVAERERNFTTARGFLESERLFDVGLGAHVETALKDDYDVLVGDEITALLAEFGPELRQYFEPRP
- a CDS encoding DUF6498-containing protein, which encodes MVTRAVSERIPRPVAFVPIFIGNLVPLVGVLEFGWDPATLVVIYALEVLLAFPLAAGKALFAGKPPRIEDLETDDGESDSSVVGVGNTELAQKRGSVTLTWWLPPVYPRNLPFIGALLFATVWSTLFIVGLLSEVAVGEALARPEVWLSVAALVSGQVIETWRDYFRGGRYETTSPYAVIETPARQAFFLIFVLFVVAEASGAVVLGAFVAVKLLVDWSAFRATNGGGGRLTGWLSGPDDEGEPLEALAIPEGEPDARVGTHTRTVVLTGVLRTLIKPAPFYTGIVLLAWVVSLGVLGGTASGGAAVALTVGISLLAFAALVGFLTIKTTEHILEYAPLEYRRYDDQIVAYDTWVEEPQWALPLHEVRDISVVHTRYPDRMYDTRTLEAQMGWGDDAAMREVGPVTDAEAFVAAFELPVRETTLELEPLNRRLATAAVVPLGGVLVGAVVFAAGPWPLVGALPYVVFGLPFLALVVHGLWRQAYPEPA
- a CDS encoding single-stranded DNA binding protein; its protein translation is MSDIEGVYEDLEADVSLEEFREAVEEKVEQMGGLADEETAAMLIAHEVGESEVGGIADIEPGMEEAKFVAKVLSIGEVRTFDRDGEDEDGRVVNVEVADETGSVRAAFWDEHAEAAIEELEEGQVLRVKGRPKEGFSGVEISVDQVEPDPDTEIDEVQVSDTHTVESLSLGLSNVNLVGLVLDTGTVRTFDRDDGSEGKVSNLVLGDSTGRVRVTLWDEQAELATEFDPGVTAEVVDGYVKERDGSLELHVGNRGAVEEVDEDIEYVPESTPIEDIEIGQTVDLAGVVRSADPKRTFDRDDGSEGQVRNIRVQDATGDIRVAMWGEKADIDIGPGDEVALGDVEIQDGWQDDLEASAGWQSTITVLESEADAASSGNDDASPGSNNAGLSAFAGDTADSSDEADDSATTDSDGESDSAASDDDAPADGAETEFTGVVVQAGDPVVLDDGETTMSVATDADVGLGEEVTARGVVREGRLEANNVF
- a CDS encoding CopG family ribbon-helix-helix protein, producing the protein MPVVSVSMPAELLERLDAVADDHDYTARSEVVRESARTLLSEFDDDRLEDRRLASTVTVLYEFANQSVERRVTDIRHEHETAIISNDHSHVGTARTRDDGDDAADPVTKATITDSQPGFCLDVFVLEGDLEEISQFVGQLRAVEGVDTVDYSLVPLDAVGQLPETQRST
- a CDS encoding MogA/MoaB family molybdenum cofactor biosynthesis protein; this encodes MPTDRDERRGTDHHGHDIIDPLYVGIVTVSTSRAQSDEKAPDDPGGDTVEECFEAEGHEVQERVLVRDDYAAIRTAVRRLVARRDIDVVITTGGTGVSADDVSPEATSALFERELPGFGELFRSLSWDEVGTRAMASRATAGIAVDTPVFCLPGSKNACRTACEELIVPEAPHLAGVATSHQTDRTDQSLSAYGDDE
- a CDS encoding DUF7344 domain-containing protein, producing METDDIFTLLSNADRRCVLETLYERGPMTVDELATELASTPSGASADVDQHVAVSRAKISLIHQHLPQLADYSVIDYAGPDGSVSLEKIDELEDYLDAGVAQSPLAAMQ
- a CDS encoding HalOD1 output domain-containing protein; this translates as MESALTQTGSTGTAGTLVRYDIADEQSVTEAVIDAVATATGTDPIELPPLYDSIDPDALNTLFDRQREGAGLEMAFFYADYHIAIEGGDRIIVSATE
- a CDS encoding CobW family GTP-binding protein, whose product is MSVPVTVLSGELGAGKTTLLSGLLESGERDIAVLVNDVGAVNVDADLVEARTDLETGEEVVALENGCICCSLGNELSQAVIQLWKEHEFDHLVVEASGVSEPEPIARQFVRGPAGGPYDLEAVVTVVDARRFYDRFADADADGPEIQGADDSGTRPLADLVLEQVEFCDLLVVNKYDLVDDDERERVVALLETLQPRAEIVTTEYGALEPDELLGVERFDLEEAAESAGWKQVIEAEEHEHDGHDHDHGDHHDHTDSDHDHDHDHDHDHDHHDHVHPPERYGIAVDTYHRRRPFHPERLEAFLSDLPDGLVRAKGLCWIAGREKQAITMSYAGDETALEVTGRWIASFSEERQELYRQGQPDLPWDDEWGDRETRLALIGRNIDLEALAARLDECLLTDAEMDEDWPAYENRAPTGMGESAVVSSER
- a CDS encoding histone deacetylase family protein, with product MQFGYSEVCLEHDPGPRHPETPDRLRAIRERLKRKHGVEYVDAGPADLETIAAVHDREYVESVEEFCADGGGDWDPDTSAVEATWDAIQHSTGLACWAVDAALEGASGRQTPFSLGRPPGHHAVYDDAMGFCFANNAAIAAQHALDSDDFDVERVAIVDWDVHHGNGTQDIFYDRDDVVFVSLHEQGLYPGTGDVDETGEGAGTGATMNFPLPAGTGDAAYLAAVDGPITTVLEDADIDLLLVSAGFDAHRHDPISRIRLSTEAYALLTDRLRAVADECNAGLAFVLEGGYSLDVLADSVAMVHETFDGREPIEPNGDFSDDAAAVIEDVADAHGL
- a CDS encoding histone; this translates as MNVELPFAPVDTIIRRNAGDLRVSASASKALASRIQERGSELAVDAAEEATADGRKTLMAQDFGVGAVVDKDDLELPVAPVDRIARLDIDDQYRVSMDARVALADILEDYADNVARAAAILAHHADRRTITDDDIETYFSLFERK